The genomic window TGCCAATAAGCGGAGGAGGAGTCTCTGGTGACCTTGGTCAGATTAGTCTTTCTAATAACCAGCTCTCTGGTTCATTACCTGCAGCTATTGGAAACTTGTCCGGTGTTCAAAAACTACTTCTTGATGGTAACAAGTTCTCTGGTTCGATTCCTCCCGAGATTGGGAGGCTTCAGCAGCTATCTAAGTTGGATTTTAGCCACAATCTGTTCTCCGGTCGGATCGCACCGGAGATCAGTCGTTGTAAGCTGCTAACGTTTGTTGATCTTAGCCGTAATGAGCTCTCAGGTGATATTCCTAATGAACTCACAGGTATGAAGATCTTGAATTACTTGAATCTTTCAAGAAACCATCTCGTTGGTTCCATACCTGTGACGATAGCATCAATGCAGAGTTTGACATCGGTTGATTTCTCTTACAACAATCTCTCCGGTTTAGTTCCCAGCACTGGACAGTTTAGTTACTTCAATTACACATCGTTTGTGGGTAACTCTCATCTTTGTGGTCCGTATTTGGGTCCTTGCGGCAAAGGAACTCACCAGTCTCATGTCAAACCTTTATCTGCTACTACGAAACTGTTACTCGTCCTTGGATTGCTCTTTTGTTCGATGGTGTTTGCTATAGTGGCCATAATCAAAGCTCGGTCCTTGCGAAATGCGAGTGAAGCCAAGGCATGGAGATTGACTGCTTTCCAGAGGCTAGACTTCACTTGTGACGATGTCTTGGACTCTCTCAAGGAAGACAACATCATCGGTAAAGGCGGTGCTGGGATTGTCTACAAAGGCACTATGCCTAAAGGCGACCTAGTCGCGGTCAAACGATTGGCTACAATGTCCCATGGATCTTCCCACGATCACGGGTTCAACGCCGAGATTCAGACGCTAGGTAGAATCAGACACAGACACATCGTGAGACTGCTCGGTTTTTGCTCCAACCACGAAACGAATCTCCTTGTGTACGAGTACATGCCTAATGGTAGCCTTGGAGAGGTTCTTCATGGAAAGAAAGGAGGTCATTTACATTGGAACACACGTTATAAGATAGCTCTTGAAGCAGCCAAGGGTCTTTGCTATCTCCACCATGATTGTTCCCCGTTGATCGTCCATAGAGATGTTAAATCCAACAACATCCTCCTCGATTCCAACTTCGAAGCTCATGTCGCCGACTTTGGTCTCGCCAAGTTCCTCCAAGATTCCGGTACTTCTGAATGTATGTCCGCAATTGCCGGCTCCTACGGCTACATAGCTCCAGGTAACAAATTTGCAGAAAATGGCATTTAATCAAACACTTGGTGGTGAAATGTAAAATCTCTGAACTTGTTTGTTCCTTGTTGAGCAGAGTACGCGTATACATTGAAGGTAGATGAGAAGAGCGATGTGTATAGTTTCGGTGTTGTTCTTCTAGAACTCATCACCGGGAAAAAACCCGTCGGAGAATTTGGCGACGGCGTTGATATTGTTCAATGGGTGAGAAGCATGACGGATTCAAATAAAGATTGTGTGCTCAAAGTAATCGATCTTAGACTCTCTTCAGTTCCAGTTCACGAGGTAACACACGTCTTCTACGTTGCGTTGCTCTGCGTTGAAGAACAAGCGGTGGAGAGGCCGACGATGCGTGAAGTCGTTCAGATTCTCACTGAGATCCCAAAAATTCCTCTTTCGAAGCAGCAAGCGGCGGAATCAGACGTGACTGAGAAAGCTCCGGCGATTAATGAATCGTCGCCGGATTCAGGAAGTCCACCGGATCTTTTAAGTAATTAGACTTTCCGGCGATTGGGTTTGGTCATTGAGGGGCAAATTTgtctttctaattttcttgTCACCGACGTCTCGGTAGTGGAGTTAATTACTTAATTAGCCCGTTGTTGTCTGGTTCCGGTTAAGGCAACAATTAGTGGTTTAACTCTTAAGGTTGttgcatttcttttttcactgCTGCCACAATTATTCGTGTAGGAATTTTGAATATGTACATTGCGGTTGAATTTTGCATGATAAGTGGTTAATTTCAGGAAATCGAATTTCGAGAACATTATGGCTTATGCATAtcagcatatatatacatgcagTTATGTATATGATCAATCTGCCCCCGGTTCAAGTATGTCAATTGTGTTAGACCAAAAAACACTTTTGCCCCTTATATTCTTAAGAACTTCATTTAGTTTCATACTCAagcaaaaactaattttttagAGTTTTCGTTGTCTTAAAATGAAACTAGTGTCTCCATTATGCTGGAATCTTGCTTATGAGTTGTTacattacatattttattcTCACCTTTGCTTTTACCCTTTTGGATTGTATCTGGTTGTGGTAGCTGTTGTGTCACAACAAGACATTCCATgtgaaaaaaacacagagaggGTGAAACCAAGGTATGAATGTGTTTGTGTGGGACTGAAGATGAGTAACgctgagaagagagaaagtgaaagcTCACTCACAATTTGTCCAATTATTGCAAATGTATGGGTAGTGTGACACTAGTGTCTTAATGAATTCAGATGGTCCTAAGATCTTTTTTCCACTCTATTCCCTTGTCTTGAAgcaaaaatctaattttagaCGAAGCATTTATGACATCTCCCTCTCATTAATTACAAGCCATATATTCAACTTTGATTTTGACTCATCAATATCAAAAAATCTTTAGACTTTAGGTGTTGTTGCTATCCTTGGTATCTAGTACTTTCTTCGATAACCATGACTATTATATTGAGATAAGAAAGATATAAAGAACAATAAGAATATTAGTTATGATATTTTAGATGTATTATGTTCAAAATTTCTTACGTTCGAATGTACATTGATGATCTTGTAAACCTAATTAAGGAGTGCCTAACTCTAGAATTAATAAGTCAGGAGTTAGTTATCAAGAAACTAGAAAGACTTGAAGATGGATTAAAGTGgtaattaatgtttttcaGAGGCCAAGATTCTAATTAAGAGATGGGAAATGGCATGTTCCATTCTCTAGCTTCATATATACACTTATCGGGTGAAACTACCAGATTACGAATAGCCATTAGATGACTAACAATTGAATTCAATTTAAATCATCcaaagatatattttatatattgagattctttcttcatctcaaacttctaagttctaacatAGTCATGTAGTTGAACTTTCGGGCCGAGGCCCATAACAACTCCATCTACTTAAACGAAGGTTAGATAAAGGGACGAACAAAAAGAATCAGTCTGGTGTCAGAAACTAGAGTATGTacttttgtgtttgaattgtaacgtttgtttctttcttcagctCTTCATTGGTTTATCGACACAGTACTTATGTCACTCCAATTGTGAGAAAATCATTCTGCACAGTCGTTTCGAAATCAAGGAAATCAAACAAGAGCAACAACAATCCAAAGAgtaccaaaatatatttggcTATAGAGAGCTATCATTGTCTTGTACACTTGTCCATGTTGGGCTATAGATCCATATTTGTGTTGGGCTAGGCTCAGTTTTTCTTAATAACACAAACTTACTTATCAAACACGTGTTgtctttttggttatttaagTAGTTGACAAACAAAAGTACAAATAAGCTGTTAGGGCAAAGGAGCAAAAACGAAACCACAGAGAGAAAGCCTCCGTCTCCcttatcaaagaagaagaagacgtgTATAACAAAACACTAGACACATTGtgaagatagaaaaaaatggagagagCAGCAATTCTCCCGAGTGTTAATCAAAATTACCTACTTTGTCCTTCACGCGCCTTCTCCACGCGCCTCCACTCCTCTACTCGTAACTTATCGCCGCCGTCATTTGCCTCCATCAAGGTCAACTCTTTTCTCATCTCCCTCTCTTATCATCTTCTGATTTATCTGACCCATTTCTCCGATTATCTTTCACAGCTTCAgcattcttcttcctctgtttcttctaatGGTGGAATCTCTCTTACTCGATGCAACGCTGTTTCGTCCAATTCTTCCAGGTtcgttctttgtttttggtgggTATTTGTCCAAGTTCTCAGGttcttacttatatatatgtattgtttATGTTGAATTAGTACGTTGGTAACTGAATTAGCCGACATAGATTGGGATACCGTTGGATTTGGGCTTAAGCCAGCTGATTATATGTATGTGATGAAATGTAACATTGATGGAGAGTTCTCAAAAGGTGAGTTGCAACGTTTTGGGAATATTGAAATTAGCCCATCTGCTGGTGTACTCAACTATGGAcaggtttgttttcttagttttcttCAAAGTCATGTCCTTTACTGTATTGAGTATGATCAAAAGTCTAGACCAAGCTTAGATTATGGTTAAAAGAAGCTTTTTGTGGGGTTAAGGTTTAGGATTTGAATGTCAGATTCTTGACACTGAAACGCAATCTATTATCTGATTTTGTATCCTAGTTTCTCAAAGTCATGTCCTTAACAAGTTCGATAAAAGGAAAAGCCTTTTGGGGGTTTAGGTAAGGATCTGAAAGTGTGGAGAAGTTGGTTAGATTCTTGGCACCGAAAAACGTAATCTGCCgtcgattttgttttctagctTCTCAAAGTCCTGTCCTTTACTGTAATGAATTCTATGAAAGAAACTTAATTTATGCTAATCAAGAATCTTTAAGGGAGTTAGGAGGGTTTGAAAGTGTGGAGAAATTTGTCAAATTCTGGACAATGTATCACAGCCTGAGTTTGTCAATAAGTCTAGTCTCCTAGTTGTTATGTTAGTTGCATCTAGTGAGGATTTATTTACTGAATGTATATTCATATATTGCACGGAGAAATCTTCTTATATTGTAAGTGATGATGAGAAATGCCAAGCAATGTGTTGTGGTAAAGAGTGCAATTTAGGATCACATGAGTCTTATTAGTGTATGTTCTTCTAGGGATTGTTTGAAGGGCTAAAAGCTTACAGAAAGAAAGATGGTAATAACATCCTCCTCTTTCGTCCTGAGGAGAATGCAAAGCGTATGAGAAATGGTGCTGAGAGGATGTGTATGCCTGCTCCAACCGTTGAGCAGTTTGTAGAAGCTGTGACAGAAACTGTACTAGCAAACAAACGTTGGGTAATGAATCAcgcagttttttttgtctcccGATATGCAGAGGAAATTATCTAGATATTTGTTTGCTGTTATGAATTTAACTTGTGTTTGGTGTCTTGTTTTTAGGTTCCACCACCAGGTAAAGGTTCCTTATATGTTAGACCATTGCTAATGGGAACAGGAGCTGTTCTTGGTCTTGCGCCTGCACCAGAATATACTTTCATTATCTATGTTTCGCCTGTTGGGAACTACTTCAAGGTCTTTCAGAGTTACTTCGATCTATTCCAACTATCTAAGATTTGTTGTATGTTTCTCTGAATGATGATACGGATTTATATGATGATGTCAGGAAGGTGTGGCACCTATCAATTTGATTGTGGAGAATGAATTTCACCGTGCAACTCCTGGTGGTACCGGAGGTGTTAAAACCATAGGCAATTATGCTGCAGTAAGTAAAAGCTTATTTCacttattgattttattggaCCAGCTTTCGTAACTCACACATACAAGTTATTTATTTAGGTACTGAAGGCACAGTCAATTGCGAAAGCTAAAGGATATTCCGATGTTTTGTACCTTGATTGCATTTACAAAAGATATCTTGAGGAGGTCTCGTCTTGCAATATTTTCATCGTGaaggtaaataaaaatcaatctcTCGGAATCTGATGATGCCTTGTAGAGTCTATAAGATGTCTCTCTTCATAAGACGTaggagatgatgagattgaGACTCTGGCACCATGTTTTTTTGGGGGCATTCTTACAAACATATCAAGATACTGATTCTCTTacataatgattttttaaccAACACTTTTCTTTGCCAGGACAATGTGATATCTACTCCTGAAATAAAAGGAACCATTTTACCCGGTATTACTCGAAAAAGTATGATAGACGTGGCTCGAACACAAGGGTTTCAGGTGACCTCTTCCCCTTCTTTAAATTCCCAACATCTTTAAAGTGGATCATAAGTACTATTATTGGCTTCTGATCACAGTGCATGTTTATACGGTATTGTTCAGGTGGAGGAACGGAATGTGACAGTGGATGAATTGTTAGAAGCAGACGAGGTTTTCTGCACAGGAACCGCCGTGGTTGTCTCTCCTGTTGGAAGCGTCACTTACAAAGGCAAAAGGTAaaacgttttttctttgtatccCAATTTAAGTGAAAACCAAACCTACCAAGTGGTAAAGCTTTCCCCTTTTTCCGAATACACACACAGAGTGTCTTACGGAGAAGGTACCTTCGGAACTGTGTCGAAGCAACTCTACACCGTTCTGACAAGCTTGCAGATGGGTCTGATTGAAGACAACATGAAATGGACTGTGAATCTTAGTTAAGCCAGGCGAATGCATTGCATCAATTCGGCTGCttggttttgctttcttttctttggtctGTGGTTCTGATTCGTGAAACTATGAGTTGGATTGTTTAGAATCTGGTTGATCTAGAACTTAGCTGGTTCAAGATCATTAGATGTTGTTGCATCATACCAATAATATTATCTTTAGATCTCTGTTTCTGATTAGATGGTTACATCCAATTATTTCTCTAAAGTCTGAGACATCATTGATATCTAacaatcaaaaactaaaaagtgaagtattaacattttaatcaGATTCAAACCAGAACTTATCAGTCATCAAAAATGTTGGCaaataacaaatcaaactTAAGTTTTTGGATGGAGAAAGCAAGCTAGATTCGAATCTCTAAGAAGCGTGGACTTGGACTTGTTTACGACCTGAAAAGATGTCATGATTATCTCATGATTACGAGATAATAACATGTCTTATCTACTAAACTAATCTAAAAAGTAGTGAGGATGACTTGAAACTTAAGTCTTATATGAATTATctttaaatatagaaaaagaaaggagataGAGAGGTGTGTTTTTCATGtgaacaacttttttttacctttagAGTACTTCCAGAAGACTTATTGGGTCCTTAATAAAAGTAGACCAAATTATTGAAGagctaaaaaaaaatgccTACTCAAAATATCCAAACCTCTTCTTTTagccttttgtttttttcaatattcatACTAATGTAAACTACAATCATTGTATCATTCTATAATCATATgaattttttgtcaacacCATGCATTATGCTAGTTTAAATTTAGGTGATGatataaagatattttaaGTACAAATCAATAGGGGCGATGTTCTTATGTCTTTATCTAACTTTATGAAtttgtgttttatatattatgaaaaattggaaaagaagagatggCCTACGCTCAAGACCAATTCCTACCAATGGGCAATGGTGTTGAaatctgaacaaaaaaatttcctTTCTTTAACGTTAGCTTTAAAGttcaaaaaactttatttactttttcagTGATAATTCTgtataaaataacatataaCAATGAGGAAAAAACTCAATAATTTGAATCGCTTATGACTTTATTTCTCCAAGTGCTTGacttttaaaaccctaatgtCCAATCTCAACTAAAGTCAACCTTTTTCGTTCGTCTAGAAGAGTCAGTCATTAAGTTTCAATTGAAGTATACAGTAAATTATTagtactttttattttattttaaccaCAGTTCATTGGCTGTATGAGATTTCTGttcaa from Arabidopsis thaliana chromosome 3, partial sequence includes these protein-coding regions:
- the BAM2 gene encoding Leucine-rich receptor-like protein kinase family protein (BARELY ANY MERISTEM 2 (BAM2); FUNCTIONS IN: protein serine/threonine kinase activity, protein kinase activity, ATP binding; INVOLVED IN: in 9 processes; LOCATED IN: plasma membrane; EXPRESSED IN: 29 plant structures; EXPRESSED DURING: 15 growth stages; CONTAINS InterPro DOMAIN/s: Protein kinase, catalytic domain (InterPro:IPR000719), Leucine-rich repeat-containing N-terminal domain, type 2 (InterPro:IPR013210), Leucine-rich repeat (InterPro:IPR001611), Serine-threonine/tyrosine-protein kinase (InterPro:IPR001245), Protein kinase-like domain (InterPro:IPR011009), Serine/threonine-protein kinase, active site (InterPro:IPR008271); BEST Arabidopsis thaliana protein match is: Leucine-rich receptor-like protein kinase family protein (TAIR:AT5G65700.2); Has 214102 Blast hits to 137812 proteins in 4967 species: Archae - 148; Bacteria - 22093; Metazoa - 65883; Fungi - 10747; Plants - 88678; Viruses - 437; Other Eukaryotes - 26116 (source: NCBI BLink).), with amino-acid sequence MKLLLLLLLLLLLHISHSFTVAKPITELHALLSLKSSFTIDEHSPLLTSWNLSTTFCSWTGVTCDVSLRHVTSLDLSGLNLSGTLSSDVAHLPLLQNLSLAANQISGPIPPQISNLYELRHLNLSNNVFNGSFPDELSSGLVNLRVLDLYNNNLTGDLPVSLTNLTQLRHLHLGGNYFSGKIPATYGTWPVLEYLAVSGNELTGKIPPEIGNLTTLRELYIGYYNAFENGLPPEIGNLSELVRFDAANCGLTGEIPPEIGKLQKLDTLFLQVNAFTGTITQELGLISSLKSMDLSNNMFTGEIPTSFSQLKNLTLLNLFRNKLYGAIPEFIGEMPELEVLQLWENNFTGSIPQKLGENGRLVILDLSSNKLTGTLPPNMCSGNRLMTLITLGNFLFGSIPDSLGKCESLTRIRMGENFLNGSIPKELFGLPKLSQVELQDNYLTGELPISGGGVSGDLGQISLSNNQLSGSLPAAIGNLSGVQKLLLDGNKFSGSIPPEIGRLQQLSKLDFSHNLFSGRIAPEISRCKLLTFVDLSRNELSGDIPNELTGMKILNYLNLSRNHLVGSIPVTIASMQSLTSVDFSYNNLSGLVPSTGQFSYFNYTSFVGNSHLCGPYLGPCGKGTHQSHVKPLSATTKLLLVLGLLFCSMVFAIVAIIKARSLRNASEAKAWRLTAFQRLDFTCDDVLDSLKEDNIIGKGGAGIVYKGTMPKGDLVAVKRLATMSHGSSHDHGFNAEIQTLGRIRHRHIVRLLGFCSNHETNLLVYEYMPNGSLGEVLHGKKGGHLHWNTRYKIALEAAKGLCYLHHDCSPLIVHRDVKSNNILLDSNFEAHVADFGLAKFLQDSGTSECMSAIAGSYGYIAPEYAYTLKVDEKSDVYSFGVVLLELITGKKPVGEFGDGVDIVQWVRSMTDSNKDCVLKVIDLRLSSVPVHEVTHVFYVALLCVEEQAVERPTMREVVQILTEIPKIPLSKQQAAESDVTEKAPAINESSPDSGSPPDLLSN
- the BCAT3 gene encoding branched-chain aminotransferase 3 (branched-chain aminotransferase 3 (BCAT3); FUNCTIONS IN: branched-chain-amino-acid transaminase activity, catalytic activity; INVOLVED IN: branched chain family amino acid metabolic process, metabolic process; LOCATED IN: chloroplast; EXPRESSED IN: 23 plant structures; EXPRESSED DURING: 13 growth stages; CONTAINS InterPro DOMAIN/s: Aminotransferase, class IV (InterPro:IPR001544), Aminotransferase, class IV, conserved site (InterPro:IPR018300), Branched-chain amino acid aminotransferase II (InterPro:IPR005786); BEST Arabidopsis thaliana protein match is: branched-chain amino acid aminotransferase 5 / branched-chain amino acid transaminase 5 (BCAT5) (TAIR:AT5G65780.1); Has 30201 Blast hits to 17322 proteins in 780 species: Archae - 12; Bacteria - 1396; Metazoa - 17338; Fungi - 3422; Plants - 5037; Viruses - 0; Other Eukaryotes - 2996 (source: NCBI BLink).); protein product: MERAAILPSVNQNYLLCPSRAFSTRLHSSTRNLSPPSFASIKHSSSSVSSNGGISLTRCNAVSSNSSSTLVTELADIDWDTVGFGLKPADYMYVMKCNIDGEFSKGELQRFGNIEISPSAGVLNYGQGLFEGLKAYRKKDGNNILLFRPEENAKRMRNGAERMCMPAPTVEQFVEAVTETVLANKRWVPPPGKGSLYVRPLLMGTGAVLGLAPAPEYTFIIYVSPVGNYFKEGVAPINLIVENEFHRATPGGTGGVKTIGNYAAVLKAQSIAKAKGYSDVLYLDCIYKRYLEEVSSCNIFIVKDNVISTPEIKGTILPGITRKSMIDVARTQGFQVEERNVTVDELLEADEVFCTGTAVVVSPVGSVTYKGKRVSYGEGTFGTVSKQLYTVLTSLQMGLIEDNMKWTVNLS
- the BCAT3 gene encoding branched-chain aminotransferase 3 (branched-chain aminotransferase 3 (BCAT3); FUNCTIONS IN: branched-chain-amino-acid transaminase activity, catalytic activity; INVOLVED IN: branched chain family amino acid metabolic process, metabolic process; LOCATED IN: chloroplast; EXPRESSED IN: 23 plant structures; EXPRESSED DURING: 13 growth stages; CONTAINS InterPro DOMAIN/s: Aminotransferase, class IV (InterPro:IPR001544), Aminotransferase, class IV, conserved site (InterPro:IPR018300), Branched-chain amino acid aminotransferase II (InterPro:IPR005786); BEST Arabidopsis thaliana protein match is: branched-chain amino acid aminotransferase 5 / branched-chain amino acid transaminase 5 (BCAT5) (TAIR:AT5G65780.1); Has 12479 Blast hits to 12479 proteins in 2523 species: Archae - 154; Bacteria - 7638; Metazoa - 266; Fungi - 416; Plants - 252; Viruses - 0; Other Eukaryotes - 3753 (source: NCBI BLink).), coding for MERAAILPSVNQNYLLCPSRAFSTRLHSSTRNLSPPSFASIKLQHSSSSVSSNGGISLTRCNAVSSNSSSTLVTELADIDWDTVGFGLKPADYMYVMKCNIDGEFSKGELQRFGNIEISPSAGVLNYGQGLFEGLKAYRKKDGNNILLFRPEENAKRMRNGAERMCMPAPTVEQFVEAVTETVLANKRWVPPPGKGSLYVRPLLMGTGAVLGLAPAPEYTFIIYVSPVGNYFKEGVAPINLIVENEFHRATPGGTGGVKTIGNYAAVLKAQSIAKAKGYSDVLYLDCIYKRYLEEVSSCNIFIVKDNVISTPEIKGTILPGITRKSMIDVARTQGFQVEERNVTVDELLEADEVFCTGTAVVVSPVGSVTYKGKRVSYGEGTFGTVSKQLYTVLTSLQMGLIEDNMKWTVNLS